Genomic segment of Nostoc sp. TCL240-02:
TCACAGTTTTTTCTCCTTATCTAGAAAAAGCAGTGTTAGCGGGGATTTATGCTACTTAACTCTATGCGATTTGAATACACAGTAACTTAACTCTCTAGAATATTACGATCTGTTGCTAAAGTTTGTGCCCCTGTTTGCATCATTTCTATATCTGATGACGACCAATAATGAGGCCCTTGGCAGTGATGTGCTACTAGCAATCCCCATAATCCTCTAGGAATCAAAATTGGTACAACTAAATTGGCGCGAACCTGCAAATTGCTCAGAAAATCTCGGTGACAGGACTGGATTGGCTCTAATTCAATATCAGCGATCGCTTTTACTCGTCCTGCTGAGTATAAAGCAGCATACTCATTGTTAAAACAATCATCTGGCCCAGTAGAACCTAGTATTGAGAATTCTTGAGAACTTAAAGATTCAAAAGTTACTTGACCTTGCCATTCCCTGTAAAAATAATACAACACCACCCGATCGACTTGAAGTGATTCTCTGAGTTGATTAGTTGTTTGCCGCACTAACTCATCGCGCTGCATTCTTTTAACAAGGCGGTCTAGCAAAATTTGCAAACCCTGTTTACGGCGATCGCGGCTGTGGTTAAATTCGGAGTGAGGATGAATTTGCACGGTTCTAATATGACTACTAAGTAAATGCTGCCGGATTTATATAGTAATTTATTACACTTTATTTAAATACATTTTTGTATTGATGGCAGCAATTCAATTTTAACGAAATAGAATACTAGTAAACCTCTCCGTCAATTTAAAATAAATTATTAAGAAGTAGCATTTTTTAATCTACACTAGGGAAGATACCAAATTATAAATTTAAAGTTACAGATGTTTGAATTTTAAAGATAATATGCATCTTAAGTTTTTTATAGTATAAATTATTGGTTGCGATTTAATCTGCAAGTTTTCACTAAATCACAAGTTAGTTTGTATTCATAGTTACAGAAAATTATCAGTCATATAGTTTAAATAAGACCAAAACACTTGTAGAGACGGCGATTTATCGCGTCTCAAAAACCCAAAATTTTTACCAGTAGTCCTTAACCCAAGCCTATTGCCAGCTATCTTTGCTTTAATGAGTTAATGCAAGTCTTTCTGATTCTGCAAACATTGGGGCAAAGTTACGGTAAGCTTCTAATGCTGCTTCTTTAACGGTTGCATTCACAATGGGAAATGTTGTGAGGATGTAGCTAAATTCATCTTCAGTTAAACCGTAAAGGTGTGCTACCATTCCATCGAGTTCGGCGCGGAGTTTAGCGCGTTCTGTTTCGTCGGTAACGCCTTGTTGATGGGAACCTAAACCGACTTCTTGCGCGAGTTCGTCAAATTCTGGTGTGGTGCAGATAAGTTTGGCAGCGCGTTGTACAATATCGTTGAAGCTGCGATCGTTTTTTGTTAAACGTGGGACGGGTGTCTGATAAACATAAAACATATTACAATGCGCTGTTACTTTTTGGCGAATTATAAAATCGTAAGCAAAGCTATTAAGTACAGCGCATACAAACAGCAATTCATTCAGCTTTGGAAATGGATCTGCCAACACTAATGTGTTTCCTGCAAAAATCTGAGGTGGTAAAATCCCTGCAATCATTGTCCGAATATCTGTATTACGTGCTACATCCCTATAGCCTAGACGGTAGTTTTGATAATCAAACTTTTGACCTTTATCTACTTCATTTCGTTTTAATAATGCTTTTCTACCTTCGCGTTCATCTATCCAATACCTTGCTTCAGCAAAGATATGAGTGAACTGATGAATTATTTTACCTTCATAGAGCGCTAATGTACCTTTCTCTGGCTTTTTCTTGAAAAGAAAAGCATCATCAGTCATATTAAATTCACGATGTAGTTCTAAGTTCCATTTATCTTCAACTTTTTCACCCAGCAATGGGAACTTGGTCATTTTATCAGCAATGTGAAAATCAAGCTCATTTTTGAACTCCATTACAGAGAGAGAATCAGGTGATAGCTTTCGTACTAAGTCAATACTAATAGGTAAACCATTATTTTTGGGAAACTCTTGCAGTTCTTTGACATCTTGCCGCATAAAAGCAGCAGGAAATTTTTCTGTTTTGCCTTCTTTCTCAAAAGTTAGAATAACAAATTTAAAACTCCGATGAACCCCTTCAAAAATTGTTTTGCGATTTTCAAAGCAGAATAAACCAGTAATTTTAGTATTATTAAATAGCATTTCTCGAAGCTTCTTAGCTCCTAAATCAGTATAAATACCACTTGTATAACGATACCACATTCACCACCCTGACGTAAGAGATTAAAACATTGTTCTAAAAACATTTTGTAAAGATTAATATCTTTACCGTGACGTTTACCGTTAATTATAGGAACTTGATTTTTATACTGTTCAGCAAATCTAAAATACTCTCTTTGATGGTTGTAATCGCTTTGATACTTTAACCATGCTTTTTGTATTTTTGTATCTATTAATAAACGTTTTAGTTCAACCTCGAAATCTTTGATGTCCATCTTTTTCTTAGACACGACATCACTGTATTCAGAGCAAAATTCCTTAGCATCAGGCTGAAAAGTTTCCCACGGTGGATTAGTGATAATTGCATCAAAACCGCCGCGTTCTAAAACCTCGTTAAAATGATAACCCCAGTGAAACGGCTTCAAAGCTGCAATATCCTCAACCTTCAAAACACGCTTATGTGACTTTCCAGTTAACTGAACTTCCTCATACTTGATACCCAAACGCTTACTAAACTCATCCAACAGCAAAAGATTTAACTTTTCTTGCGATTTGTTGTTGAGTTGTTCAATATTTTTGCGGAGGTGTTTCAATCGAGTATCTTGAGGTGTATCTGTATCGGGTAACGCTTTAGGTAAAAAAGCATGTTTTTTGTACAAATCAACAGATTTATTTTTTTCTTCGAGAATTTTCTTATAATTATCTGCGGTTAAAGACTGTAATAGATTTCCTTGTAGTGAATTTCCTACCGCATCAAAAGCAGTATCATCTACCCGAATTAAACCAATTAACGAATTACCCGCCATAATATTAAAATCAATATTAGGCAATGGTTCTAACTCTTCAACATCGTGAGCAGAAGAAACCAAAGCTAAGAAAAGGCGCAGTTTCGCAATTTCCATTACTTCTTCCATGATATCTATACCATAGAGGTTATCAGAAACAATAAGTTTTTTGATAAAATAAGGTAGTGATGGATGGGAATTTTCTATATCTTCAAGCTTCTTTTTGAGAGTATCATCACCCATCAATTTAATGGTTCCAAACACAGCACTATAAACTTGGATTAGCGTCTTCATCCCTGCAACAAGAAAAGCACCAGAACCGCAAGCTGGGTCAAGAATTGATAAATTAGGAAGAATATTTTCTATTAACAGATGACAAACATTTGTATCCAGCTTGATGAGAAGCTCGTTAATATCTTCAAATGACTTATACTTATCAGATAGCGCATTATTTACGCGGTCTACAATTAACTTGTGAATAGTTCTATCACAGAGATATTCTGTAATCTGTGGTCTAGTATAGTAAGCTCCAAAAGCCTTTTGATTGGTGTATTTTTCAAAAATGTAACCTAAAACATCAGGGTTTATCTCATCGTCTTTACCTTCTGGCGTATCATCCAGATTCCAAGAATAACGCCCAAATAAATCTAGAACTTGCTCAAACGCCTCATCAACTATAGAGATATCATATTTATCTTCAATATGATGCTTGAGAAATAGTCCACCATTCAGGTACTTAACCTTTCCTACCAATTCTTGTACAGATAAATCGCGTTCAAACTCAGGTTTAGCAAAGCTTTCAAAAAACAAAGCCTTGAGGAATTCGTCATAAAAACGATTTTCAGCTTTTTGTTTGCTTTGTTCTAGCTTATTTTGCAGATAATTTAAATCTTTGTTATCAATAAAACCCTTACGCTGGAGAAAATAAACAAACATTAGACGGTTGAGAATTACCGATGTATACCAACGTCTATCTGTCTCGTTATCAATTCCTTTAACAAACAGTAAAAACTTCTGGTGTTGCTCTTGAAATTCCTTGTAAAACTTCTTAGTTACTGGCTCAACATCAAAACCGCGTTGTAATTTATAAGCAATTTCGACAACCGTCGGTTCACCATGTTCTAATTCAGTAATATCAATAACTAAAGAACCAAGCTTGCTTAAAAATAAGTCTCCTGGTTGACCTTTCACATATAAGTGGTCACGAACGTAGCTTTTACTTCCTTCTCGTTTCACACAATACCAAAGACTACGTGTGCGTTCTTCAGTAATAAAGATTAGGAGATTTTCAGCTATAAGTTTAGTAATTTCTTTATGAATAGCATTTCTAACTTTAGCCTCTGGTATATTCCCATCTGCTGCGGTGACTTCAAAGATTGCAACGCCTGAAAGTTCAGCAATCTTTTGGTATCGATACGTATTATTCTCAATTTTTAAACTTACAGGTTTTTGCCTGGAAGGTTTAGACCAACCTAATTCTTCTATAAATAAATCACTAAATTGAAAGTTATTGAGTAAATCGCGGGTTCGTTGAAAATTCAGAGACATAATTTACCATGCTTAGAAAATAAAACCCAAGCATGGTAATTTTGCCATTCGGAAAATAAATCTGTGGCTTTAAAAATTAAGTCTGCGCTGGCGGACTTTAAGTAACTCTTTTTATATGAGTTAAATTTTTACCATGCTTTTTATACTTTATAAATCCTTTATATCAAAGTAGGTTCAGGGATATTACCTGAGTTCTATAAATGCCGACTTTGTTTTGTATAAGCGTAATTTTTAATTACCAAGTATATTTGCTGATTACTTTATCAAAATGCCTAATTGCTTTATAAAAATGCCCGTTTACTTTCTCAAAATACTGAAATGCTTAATAAAAACAAGCTTTGACTTATTCAAAAGGTGATTTGACTTATTCATTTTGGTGTTTTCCGCAAGCAAAAGCAGCTTTGACTTATTCAAACTCCAGTTTGCTTATTCATTTTGGTGTTTTCCGCAAGCAAAAGGAACTTTTACTTACTCAAAAGGTGATTTGACTTACTCATTTTGGTATTTTCCGCAAGCAAAAGCAGCTTTGACTTATTCAAACCCCAGTTTGCTTTCTAATTTAGGTGTTTTCCACAAGTTCCCAAAGATGCGATAAATCGCCGTCTTTACAATAATCAGTCCTTTGTAGAGACTGCGATTTATCGCGTTTATTGCCTTAACCGAATAGTCTCGCTATTTAACCTTTAACCAACTAAATATATTTGCTGGCGTAATTTGCCAGTCTGCTAATCCATCAATAACAGTCAATTTATCATTATTATATTTTACTTCTGGCAATTTATTAGGTTGAAATACCATCACTGATTTATCATTAGAGTCAATAAACCAACCTAGTTTTGTACCATGATTAATACAGAAAATAATTTTATCAATCACACGGTTAGGAAATTGGTCAGGTGATAAAATTTCAATTATCCAATCTGGATAAATTTCAAATTTATTGGCAATTTCTCCAGATTCATCAATAACAAGCCGTGACCACTCAAATACAGCAATATCTGGAACTAAAGAACGTCCTCCAAATGTGCAGCGTAATTCAGTTAATGCTAAAGCCTTTTGCTCAGATTCGCTTACCTGATTAATCTCAGTTGATAAACGAGTTTGGATTCTGCTATGTTTTCCCTGCGGCATTGGTTTTTGGTAGATATTTTCATCAATATATTCGCTAGCTGGTTTGGTTTCTGGTAATTGCAAAAACTCTGTTAAAGAAAGATTAGATGATAATATAACCATAAAAATTACTCCTAAAATAGTTAAATTATATCTTTAAATATAACAAAGACGCGATGAATCGCCGTCTCTACAATAATTAGCTCTTTGTAGAGACGGTGATTTATCGCGTCTATTGCCTGAACGAAAAATTACGAATTACAAAATAATCCCAGTGAACAAATAATTTGAGGTTCTCGTTTTTCTAATTCTTCTGTGACAATACACAAACGGTCATCCATCCGTAACGCTACGACTAACTCAGCTAACTGCTGATTATTAATACCGCTTCTCAGTTGACGGTTGAGAGTATCAATGGCTGACTGTCGCAAAGGATAACGGTAAATTTCATCAATTGCTTTTAAAAGTTCTTCACTAACAAATAGTGTTCCTTTCATTTCTTGAATATAACTCTTCAATCGTTCATAAGTGCGGAACCTTGCACCTGATGGCCGTCCTAATTGACCACCTGCATTCTTCTCTTCTTCAGAAATCAATTCAGCACCCTTTTTTACTAACTCGTGATGTTGTTTATCTCTGGGTATCGCTGGAGTAGATTCTTCACACGCCGCTACCCGAAGAACTGCTAATTGTGATTGAGTAACGCTATTTCCATCGCGGTCAACATAAATTAAAGAATCATTTCCTTCGGTAGTTTTCATATAAAGCAATACTCCCTCTGGTTGCACAGGTTGCGGAGTATGGGCGCGGGTAGAATAAACTACATTTTGCATTTCTTCAATGGTTTTTTTCAAACCTGGATTATTATCAGTAGCTTTTTTCCAAATTTGAAACGCTTCAGAAGTCAAATCAACTTCTGTATCTTCTTCACCATCTAAAATTCCAGATTTCTCGTTGTATAAATCAAGAATTACTCGTGCATCATCATCTTCAAAAAAAGCTTCATCAGTTCCCACCACCTCAGCATTTTCTTGCAGTCGTTTGCGGAGTCGTCCCCGCAAATTAATAATCCGTTCCACTCCCTCGGCTGGTAAAAAAGAATAACAGAGAATTTGGTCTGCATTTTGTCCAATGCGGTCTACCCGTCCGGCGCGTTGAATTAAGCGAATAATTGCCCAAGGTAAATCCCAATTGACGATAATTGCACAGTCTTGCAAATTATGACCTTCACTCAAAACATCAGTGGCTATTAAAATCCGCAACTCTTCTGATGATGAAATTTGCTCTCGTTTTCCATTACTCACAGGGCTAAATCTTCCTGTCATTACTGTCGGGTCTTTAGCTTGTCCTGTCACTCCGGCGACGTTAGTCATAAGACTCGACTGTAAATTCTCTACAAGGTAACGGACTGTATCAGCAAACTGAGTGAAGATTAGGACTTTATCTTGAGGGTGAGTTTTTGTTAGCAGTTTAATTAAAGCTGCAAGTTTTTCATCCTTTTGAGGATTCCACTCGCCACACTGTTGCAGCACATTAATCAGTGCTTTGGCATCTTCTAGTAAATCATGTTTGAGCTTTTTTATATCAAAAAGTGTAGAACGCAGCCATTTAAATCTTCGATGATATCGAGTTCTATATTCTTGATAAATTGATTCTGCTCTTTGACGAAAAACCTTTTCTGTTTTAGATGTTTTATCATCTTCATTAGAAAAAACAGTTATTTCTCGTTCTCTCTCCACTTGCAGCGAAACTGTAGAATCATCTTCTTCCGTTTCTGTATCAAATAAAGCTGCTACAATAGAATCAGCATCTTCATCATTATTACTCGTATCTAATAACTCAGCCTCTTGAGTTCCAATCGGAATATCAAGCCCTTGTTCTAAAGCATATAAATAAATGAAGTTCCGTAAAATATGGCGTTCAATTGATTGGATAAAAGCAACAACACTACTTTCTAAACGTTTAAATAAATTAGTGCGCGAAAAACCCATTAATCTCCTCCCGCCACGAAATAAGCTATTAATAAAACGTTGTTCGGTGTCTGTAGGCGGCTGTTTGGATTTAGCAATAATGTAATTCCCTAGCCCATAACGCGGTAAATTTAGTTGATTAATTACTTCTATTACTAACTCCGAATAAAGACGAGCATAAAAGTCTGTATCAGAACCTTCTAAAGGAAACTTGAGACTACGAGGCACACGCTGGGGAAAATAAGAATGTCTCCCATCAGAAAATTCTAAATATTTCCGTCCTGTTTCATCTGTACGGGCATAATTTTCTTTAATAAAAGAACGAGTGCGCCGCACCATATAACGCTTCATCAATTCTCGCCAATCATCAGGGTGTTCGCTTTTCTCAAAAGCCGCTAAAGAACGGACTGAACATTGATGCTTTCTAATAAACTCTAATTCTCCTACCGAACTGCCACCGAGTTCATTTATTAAAGCTTCTGGTCTTAATCCTAAATCTTGGTCTTCTGGCACAAATAGCCGCAGTTGGGCGGAAAGGTCAAGATAACTTTTATTGTAAGGAGTTGCAGATAATAAAATACATTTACTTTCGTTAGCTGTAATATATTCTATTATCGTTCGATAACGTTTACCTTCGCGGTTACGTAAATTATGACTTTCATCAATTAACACAACTCGGTAACGCCGCAGTTTTGGTAATTTATTTTGTACTTGACTAATTGGCATAATTTCGGCAAGTAACCGATAGTTATTTACATATTCTTGCCACATTGGTACTAAGTTTTTTGGGCAAATAATCAGTGTTTCTAAATAACAATCTTCTTGTAATATCTTGGCTAAGGCAGTTCCAACTAAAGTTTTACCCAAACCGACCACATCACCCACTAACACGCCACCACGCCTAGTTACATGACGTGCTGCTAGCTGTACGGCAGCTTTTTGGAAATCAAATAAGTTATTAAATTCGCGGGGAATACGAAATTCTGAAAGTCCGGCGATCGCTTCGTGGGATAAGTGGTAAGCTATCTTAAGGTAGATGTAGTAAGGCGAAACTGGCTCTTGCCTAGCCCAACTTTGGTCAATAATTTCTGCTAATTCTTGAGAAATATCTACACAACCGTAATCTTGCCAGCGATCACTAAACCACTTTTGTAGTTTATTACAAGCATCGTGGTCTAGAATATCAACATTCAACTCCCCTTGTTTTGCCAATCCGGGAAGGGTTAAATTACTACTACCCAAGAATCCCACAGTTGGGGTATTCGGGTCATTGCGATGCACAAGATATAACTTGGCATGGAGAGAATGACGCAAAAACAGTTTAATAATTACCTTCTGACTTTTTAGCTGATGACTTAACCGCCGCAACCCCGCTTCATCCTGATTAGTCGGCGCACCGATAGTCAACTGCTGACGAAATTCCGCCGCCATGCGTTTTTTAAACCGCACGATGGCACTATTGTCAATCCTTCCATCACCACTAACAAAGCTAAACGCTGCATGAACTTCATCACTGGGTAAACTTTGCATCCCAATTAGCAAACGACAACAAGCATTTTCACTACCAACGTACTGTTCGATTAAGTCATCAATTCTTCGCCAACCTCTGAGGTTGAAGTAGCCAACGCAAAAGTCTGCGCGATAAGATACTTTGAGAGTTTCTCGTAAAATCGGCAGTAGTTGTAAATCAATGTTGTCAAATATCCGGGGCATTATTTGAAACTCATAAATATTTTGTACATCTGTTATATGTCTGTTATATGAGTAAAAAATATTTCCAGCCAGATTAGAGACGCAATAAATCGCCGTCTGTATAAGAATCAATTCTTTGTAGAGACGGCGATTTATCGCGTCTTCAAAAATAAAAAAAGAGCAGTTGCATAATACAACTACTCAAAAAAATAATTAGATAGCTATTTACTCTACCTATCCACAGAACCCATAATTACGTCAACACTACCGAGAATCACCACAATATCTGCAACCTTCATCCCGCGCAGTAAATGTGGAACAATCTGGAGGTTGTTGAAATCTGCGGCGCGAATCTTCCAACGTGCAGGGAAGACATTATCATCGCCAACCAAATAAATTCCTAATTCACCTTTGCCACTTTCTACACGGGCATAGATTTCACCCTTGGGAATCTTGAAGGTGGGAGAAACCTTTTTACCGATGAATTGGTAATCAAATGCGTCCCACTCAGATTTTTTACCTGCGGCTAAACGCTTCGCTTCCAGATTTTCGTAAGGGCCGCCAGGAAGTCCTTTAATTGCTTGGCGAATAATCTTTACAGATTCGCGCATTTCCCGCATCCGCACCACGTAACGGGCAAAGCAATCACCGGCGGTTTCCCACTGCACATCCCAGTCGAAATCATCGTAACATTCGTAATGGTCAACCTTCCGCAAATCCCATTGCACTCCAGATGCGCGTAACATTGGGCCAGAAAGTCCCCAGTTAATTGCTTCTTCACGGGTGATAGTCCCAATACCCTCAACACGTCGCCGAAAGATGGGGTTATCAGTTACTAAGCGTTCGTACTCATCAACTTTGGGCAATAAGTAGTCGCAGAATTCCAGACACTTATCTACCCAACCGTAAGGTAAATCGGCTGCTACTCCACCAACACGGAAGTAGTTATTATTCACCATCCGATAACCTGTGGCAGCTTCCCACAAATCATAAATCATCTCCCGTTCCCGGAACTGGTAGAAGAAGGGAGTTTGTGCGCCTACGTCAGCTAGGAAGGGGCCAAACCATAGCAAGTGGTTAGCAATGCGGTTCAACTCCAGCATGATGACGCGAATGTAGCTAGCGCGTTTGGGGACAGCGACACCTGCAAGCTTTTCTGGGGCGTTAACAGTGACAGCTTCGTTGAACATTCCCGCAGCGTAGTCCCAGCGACTAACGTAAGGAACGTACATTACATTAGTACGGTTCTCAGCGATTTTTTCCATTCCCCGGTGCAAATAGCCGATGACCGGTTCACAGTCAACAACATCCTCGCCATCCAGAGTCATGATTAGCCGCAGAACCCCGTGCATTGAGGGGTGGTGTGGCCCCATGTTTAGCACCATTGGTTCAGTGCGGGTTTCTAGTCTGGTCATAGATTTCGTGTTCTCCTGTTGTGTTCGTGTAGCGTGCTAAAGGCAAAATTCTGAATTGAACCGCCCAGATGCCAACCAGACCCGATTTATCTAGTCTGCCAAGCCAAAATTAAGCTTGCAGGAGCAATACTTTTAAGAAAACTGCCTTTAAGGCGTTTATAATGTATTGCCCATATAGGGGTATGTTGGAGAGGGAGTGACAGAGGAGGGACTTTACTTGATGTTTAATTTTGTTGCACTTCTTCAACTATTATATGGAAGCTTGATCTGCACTTAATTAAGGCATCGGATTTTTTTATAAGGAAGATGCGGAGAATGGGGAAAGCGGTGAAACTAGGAACCCAGTCTACACTTTTTTACGGGAATAGGAACGGCGAAGCCAAGGCTGGGTAGTTCACATTAATCTGTTACGAACAAGATTTGGCAGACTACTCTGAGAAAATCTTGCGTGGTATTGCTTGTATAGCGGTTATCAGTCTACTTCAGTACAGTAGGAGAGAGCAATTCTACTGATAATTGGTGGTGATGAAAGCCTACTCTCTCGACTTGCGTCAAAAAATAGTTGATGCTTATGCCTGCGGTGACATTTCCCAACGAAAACTGGCTAAAAACTTTGGTGTCACCTTAAGTTTTGTGCAAAATTTACTCAAACGCCATCGAGAATTGGGGATGATAGGCCCCAAGGTGCGGACTGAGCAGACAGCAACAAAGTTGAATGCTGAACAGTTAGAAATCCTGCGCCAACTCGTCATAGCACAGCCCGATGCGACGTTAAGCGAATTGCGGGAACGACTTTACGAGAAAACAGAGGTCTTAATTGGGGTAGCTACGGTGAATCGGATGGTTCGCTGGAAACTTCACCTCAACCTCAAAAAAAAAGTCTCCACCTCACAAAAAAAGGTAGTGATGAAGTCCAACTAGCCCGATTTGAGTACTGGAAACTCTTGAGGGGGATACCCGTCGAAGAGCTGATTTTCTTAGATGAATCGGGAGTTAATCTGTCCTTCATCCGCAAATGTGCCCGCGCCTTGCCTGGCCTTCAGCCTATGCTCAAAAGCCCAACCGCAAAGGGAAAAATGTCTCGGTAATTGGTGCAATTAGCTTGAAAGGACTGCTCACCCAATGGAGTGGCTTAGGTTCTATCGATGCTTTGACTTTTGATGCCTTCATCGCCCAAAAGCTCGTACCCAAACTTTGGCCTGGTGCAGTGGTGATCATGGATAACTGCTCAATCCATAAAAGTGATGAACTTGAAGCTTTGCTCATCGCTGCTGGCGCTCATCTCATTTATCTCCCCCCCTATTCTCCCGATTTTTCACCGATTGAGAATTGTTGGTCCAAGATTAAGAACATTCTCCGTCGCATCGGTGCAAGGACATACCCTGATTTACTCCAGGCATTAGATACGGCATTCGCAGAAGTGACAATAGAGAATTTGCTGGGTTGGTTTACTCACTGCTGCTACTGTACCTCACAAGACTGATAACCGCTATAAATATGGTAACAATAGCCATGAATATCAGATGGCTGGAGGTATTCGTAAAAGCAATCGCAAGCGTACTGTACGTCAAAGCGTGGTTTTGTCGAAGTAAGTAGGTGCATTACTGCGATCGCACTCAATTAGCGATACCATCAAGGTCTATAATTATTGATTTTGATTATTTGAGACCACAGTACTGGTTTTGTCATTTTCTAGTTCTCTCATTAAAGAATCAAAACCACTAGCGTTGTTTCCACCTTTAGACAATAAAGACTGAATTTTATTGATTATCGCACTCATATTGTCAGAGAAAAATCTACCAAGATTATTCACAAAGTTTTTCAGTTTCTCAAATATACTAATTTCTACAGTTGAGTACTTATTAACGATTGGATATACAACTTTTCCTTTTTCTGTTTCATAGTACTCTTGTTCAGGCATCAACATAGATGTAAGTGGCTGCATCTGTTTTGCCATATCTGCTTCGGTTCGCTTATGGCTGAGGAATAAAACATCGTAGACCTTTCCGTTCCAACTAGCCCAATAATGGTTTTGGAAAAACCACCGCTTCCCATCATCACAATTAGGCTTTTTGCCTTGGTATGGAGTAACTCCCGCTTCACTCAAAAAAGGTTTGGCAATGCTTTCAACTGTTATTTTTTCGATGCCGAAATATTCTTCTGCAACTTTTTTAAAAGCACGAGCTAATGTCTGGCAATCTCCTTCTGGAGAGCCTTTCAAGAGAGTTTCTTGGCTCTTGCTCACCATTGTGTATTGAAATTGGATATTTCCAAAGTTTTTGAATAGTTGTTCTAGGATTTTATCTTCTGGTAATGTGTCGTCTATACCATTTACTAATGTTTTGGCTAGTGAGTAATCTTGTAAAAATTTTTGTTTTTTATTTGCTGAGTTATTTGCTGCTAATATTTCTTCAGAGCTTGCTGGCTCGTTTCTGCTACCTGGTAAGGTCGTCTGTTGTCCTTCCTGGCTTTGCAAAGTAGGTGGACTAAGTTGGCTGACAACAGAAGTAGCTACTCTATCCGCTTCTTGCTCATAGCGATCTCCTTGTTGACCGATAGTGAGTTTTGGCTGTATTTTTGGTTCCCAAAGGGGCTGCATTTGTGCCAGCGATACAGTATCAGCACGTTTTATAGCCATTTTGTCAATGTTATGACCAAACTGAAAAGAGTGTTCCTTCCCTTGCTGCAACGACTCATTCATCTTGGTCTGTAATACTGTGAGTCGTTCCTGTCCGTCTGGCGTGATCGTGCCATGCTTGGCTTGGATTTGGAGTTTTGTTGCCTCGAACTGATACTCTTGAAATTTCTGATTCTCTACTTTTGCCTGTACTATAGACTTGTTGGAGCCAAGTTGAGAGTGAGTAGTTAACAAGTGCGATCGCAACTGACCTTGTTCTGACTTAGGAGCGGATGAGTCAGCTTTTTTGTGGATTTGTAGCCGTTCTTTCATCGCTGGTTTCAAAAGTCAATAGTGGTTAATCTATATATTATGTCACTTCAGATTGCTTGATTACTTATACTTAAGTCGAATACTGTTAAAACGTATCATCCATTTTTTCTACAAGACTGACGCAAACCATAGCTGAAACCTTCATTTTCAG
This window contains:
- a CDS encoding transposase: MKAYSLDLRQKIVDAYACGDISQRKLAKNFGVTLSFVQNLLKRHRELGMIGPKVRTEQTATKLNAEQLEILRQLVIAQPDATLSELRERLYEKTEVLIGVATVNRMVRWKLHLNLKKKVSTSQKKVVMKSN
- a CDS encoding NAD(P)H-quinone oxidoreductase subunit H, whose protein sequence is MTRLETRTEPMVLNMGPHHPSMHGVLRLIMTLDGEDVVDCEPVIGYLHRGMEKIAENRTNVMYVPYVSRWDYAAGMFNEAVTVNAPEKLAGVAVPKRASYIRVIMLELNRIANHLLWFGPFLADVGAQTPFFYQFREREMIYDLWEAATGYRMVNNNYFRVGGVAADLPYGWVDKCLEFCDYLLPKVDEYERLVTDNPIFRRRVEGIGTITREEAINWGLSGPMLRASGVQWDLRKVDHYECYDDFDWDVQWETAGDCFARYVVRMREMRESVKIIRQAIKGLPGGPYENLEAKRLAAGKKSEWDAFDYQFIGKKVSPTFKIPKGEIYARVESGKGELGIYLVGDDNVFPARWKIRAADFNNLQIVPHLLRGMKVADIVVILGSVDVIMGSVDR
- a CDS encoding helicase-related protein, with product MPRIFDNIDLQLLPILRETLKVSYRADFCVGYFNLRGWRRIDDLIEQYVGSENACCRLLIGMQSLPSDEVHAAFSFVSGDGRIDNSAIVRFKKRMAAEFRQQLTIGAPTNQDEAGLRRLSHQLKSQKVIIKLFLRHSLHAKLYLVHRNDPNTPTVGFLGSSNLTLPGLAKQGELNVDILDHDACNKLQKWFSDRWQDYGCVDISQELAEIIDQSWARQEPVSPYYIYLKIAYHLSHEAIAGLSEFRIPREFNNLFDFQKAAVQLAARHVTRRGGVLVGDVVGLGKTLVGTALAKILQEDCYLETLIICPKNLVPMWQEYVNNYRLLAEIMPISQVQNKLPKLRRYRVVLIDESHNLRNREGKRYRTIIEYITANESKCILLSATPYNKSYLDLSAQLRLFVPEDQDLGLRPEALINELGGSSVGELEFIRKHQCSVRSLAAFEKSEHPDDWRELMKRYMVRRTRSFIKENYARTDETGRKYLEFSDGRHSYFPQRVPRSLKFPLEGSDTDFYARLYSELVIEVINQLNLPRYGLGNYIIAKSKQPPTDTEQRFINSLFRGGRRLMGFSRTNLFKRLESSVVAFIQSIERHILRNFIYLYALEQGLDIPIGTQEAELLDTSNNDEDADSIVAALFDTETEEDDSTVSLQVEREREITVFSNEDDKTSKTEKVFRQRAESIYQEYRTRYHRRFKWLRSTLFDIKKLKHDLLEDAKALINVLQQCGEWNPQKDEKLAALIKLLTKTHPQDKVLIFTQFADTVRYLVENLQSSLMTNVAGVTGQAKDPTVMTGRFSPVSNGKREQISSSEELRILIATDVLSEGHNLQDCAIIVNWDLPWAIIRLIQRAGRVDRIGQNADQILCYSFLPAEGVERIINLRGRLRKRLQENAEVVGTDEAFFEDDDARVILDLYNEKSGILDGEEDTEVDLTSEAFQIWKKATDNNPGLKKTIEEMQNVVYSTRAHTPQPVQPEGVLLYMKTTEGNDSLIYVDRDGNSVTQSQLAVLRVAACEESTPAIPRDKQHHELVKKGAELISEEEKNAGGQLGRPSGARFRTYERLKSYIQEMKGTLFVSEELLKAIDEIYRYPLRQSAIDTLNRQLRSGINNQQLAELVVALRMDDRLCIVTEELEKREPQIICSLGLFCNS
- a CDS encoding transposase, coding for MCPRLAWPSAYAQKPNRKGKNVSVIGAISLKGLLTQWSGLGSIDALTFDAFIAQKLVPKLWPGAVVIMDNCSIHKSDELEALLIAAGAHLIYLPPYSPDFSPIENCWSKIKNILRRIGARTYPDLLQALDTAFAEVTIENLLGWFTHCCYCTSQD